A window of the Eulemur rufifrons isolate Redbay chromosome 6, OSU_ERuf_1, whole genome shotgun sequence genome harbors these coding sequences:
- the SMPD1 gene encoding sphingomyelin phosphodiesterase isoform X4: MHRHRVSLCQSHPRSGREQGLDSSTGALRLLWVGLGLALMLALPESLVLWAPAAAHPLPARGHPATFNAIVPQLRNAFFGWRNFTCPVCKVLFTAINFGLKKEPNVARVGSMAIKLCKLLKIAPPTVCQSAVQLFEDDMVEVWTRSVLSPSEACGLLLGSTCGHWDIFSSWNISLPATPKPPPKPPNPPAPGAPVSRVLFLTDLHWDHDYLEGTDPNCADPLCCRQGSGLPPTSQPGAGYWGEYSKCDLPLRTLESLLSGLGPAGPFDMVYWTGDIPAHDVWQQSRQDQLRALTTITALVRKFLGPVPVYPAVGNHESTPVNGFPPPFIEGNHSSRWLYEAMAKAWAPWLPAEALRTLRIGGFYALSPCPGLRLISLNMNFCSRENFWLLINSTDPAGQLQWLVGELQAAEDRGDKVHIIGHIPPGHCLKSWSWNYYRIVARYENTLAGQFFGHTHVDEFEVFYDEETLSRPLAVAFLAPSATTYIGLNPVSPASLQVTASTK, translated from the exons ATGCACCGCCACAGAGTATCACTCTGCCAGAGCCACCCCAGGTCCGGCCGGGAGCAGGGACTGGACAGCTCCACGGGAGCCCTCCGACTCCTTTGGGTGGGCCTAGGCCTGGCGCTGATGCTGGCTCTGCCTGAGTCCCTGGTTCTATGGGCCCCGGCGGCAGCCCACCCTCTTCCTGCCCGAGGCCATCCTGCCACGTTCAATGCCATAGTGCCCCAGCTCCGGAATGCCTTCTTTGGGTGGCGGAATTTCACCTGCCCAGTCTGCAAAGTCCTATTCACCGCCATCAACTTCGGGCTGAAG AAGGAGCCCAACGTGGCCCGGGTGGGCTCCATGGCCATCAAGCTGTGCAAGCTGCTAAAGATAGCgccacccactgtgtgccagtcAGCTGTCCAGCTTTTTGAGGATGACATGGTGGAGGTGTGGACACGCTCAGTGCTGAGCCCATCTGAGGCCTGTGGCCTGCTCCTGGGCTCCACCTGTGGACACTGGGACATCTTCTCATCTTGGAACATCTCTTTGCCAGCCACACCGAAGCCACCGCCCAAGCCACCcaaccccccagccccaggcgcCCCTGTCAGCCGGGTCCTCTTCCTCACTGACCTGCACTGGGATCATGACTACCTGGAGGGCACAGACCCTAACTGTGCGGACCCACTGTGCTGCCGCCAGGGCTCTGGCCTGCCGCCCACCTCCCAACCAGGTGCTGGATACTGGGGCGAGTACAGCAAGTGTGACCTGCCCCTGAGGACTCTGGAGAGCCTGCTGAGTGGGCTGGGCCCAGCTGGCCCTTTTGATATGGTGTACTGGACAGGAGACATCCCCGCCCATGACGTCTGGCAGCAGTCTCGACAGGACCAGCTGCGGGCCCTGACCACCATCACAGCCCTCGTGAGGAAGTTCTTGGGGCCAGTGCCAGTGTACCCTGCTGTGGGCAACCATGAAAGCACACCTGTCAATGGCTTCCCTCCCCCCTTCATTGAGGGCAACCATTCCTCCCGCTGGCTCTATGAGGCAATGGCCAAGGCATGGGCGCCCTGGCTGCCTGCTGAAGCCCTTCGCACCCTCAG AATTGGGGGGTTCTACGCCCTTTCCCCGTGCCCTGGCCTCCGCCTCATCTCTCTCAATATGAATTTTTGTTCCCGTGAGAACTTCTGGCTCTTGATCAACTCCACAGATCCTGCGGGACAGCTTCAGTGGCTGGTGGGGGAGCTTCAGGCTGCTGAGGATCGAGGCGACAAA GTGCATATAATTGGCCACATTCCCCCAGGGCACTGCCTGAAGAGCTGGAGCTGGAATTATTACCGAATTGTAGCAAG GTATGAGAACACCCTGGCCGGACAGTTCTTTGGCCACACTCATGTGGATGAATTTGAGGTCTTTTATGATGAGGAGACTCTGAGCCGGCCGCTAGCTGTAGCCTTCCTGGCGCCCAGTGCCACCACCTACATCGGCCTCAATCCTG TCAGCCCTGCTTCCTTGCAGGTTACCGCATCTACCAAATAG
- the SMPD1 gene encoding sphingomyelin phosphodiesterase isoform X3, translating to MHRHRVSLCQSHPRSGREQGLDSSTGALRLLWVGLGLALMLALPESLVLWAPAAAHPLPARGHPATFNAIVPQLRNAFFGWRNFTCPVCKVLFTAINFGLKKEPNVARVGSMAIKLCKLLKIAPPTVCQSAVQLFEDDMVEVWTRSVLSPSEACGLLLGSTCGHWDIFSSWNISLPATPKPPPKPPNPPAPGAPVSRVLFLTDLHWDHDYLEGTDPNCADPLCCRQGSGLPPTSQPGAGYWGEYSKCDLPLRTLESLLSGLGPAGPFDMVYWTGDIPAHDVWQQSRQDQLRALTTITALVRKFLGPVPVYPAVGNHESTPVNGFPPPFIEGNHSSRWLYEAMAKAWAPWLPAEALRTLRYSRSMETQAGKRNVHIIGHIPPGHCLKSWSWNYYRIVARYENTLAGQFFGHTHVDEFEVFYDEETLSRPLAVAFLAPSATTYIGLNPGYRIYQIDGNYPGSSHVVLDHETYILNLTQANVPGATPHWQRFYRARETYGLPNALPAAWHDLVYRMRSDTQLFQTFWFLYHKGHPPSEPCGAPCRLATLCAQLSARADSPALCRHLVPDGNFLDVQSLWQRQQFC from the exons ATGCACCGCCACAGAGTATCACTCTGCCAGAGCCACCCCAGGTCCGGCCGGGAGCAGGGACTGGACAGCTCCACGGGAGCCCTCCGACTCCTTTGGGTGGGCCTAGGCCTGGCGCTGATGCTGGCTCTGCCTGAGTCCCTGGTTCTATGGGCCCCGGCGGCAGCCCACCCTCTTCCTGCCCGAGGCCATCCTGCCACGTTCAATGCCATAGTGCCCCAGCTCCGGAATGCCTTCTTTGGGTGGCGGAATTTCACCTGCCCAGTCTGCAAAGTCCTATTCACCGCCATCAACTTCGGGCTGAAG AAGGAGCCCAACGTGGCCCGGGTGGGCTCCATGGCCATCAAGCTGTGCAAGCTGCTAAAGATAGCgccacccactgtgtgccagtcAGCTGTCCAGCTTTTTGAGGATGACATGGTGGAGGTGTGGACACGCTCAGTGCTGAGCCCATCTGAGGCCTGTGGCCTGCTCCTGGGCTCCACCTGTGGACACTGGGACATCTTCTCATCTTGGAACATCTCTTTGCCAGCCACACCGAAGCCACCGCCCAAGCCACCcaaccccccagccccaggcgcCCCTGTCAGCCGGGTCCTCTTCCTCACTGACCTGCACTGGGATCATGACTACCTGGAGGGCACAGACCCTAACTGTGCGGACCCACTGTGCTGCCGCCAGGGCTCTGGCCTGCCGCCCACCTCCCAACCAGGTGCTGGATACTGGGGCGAGTACAGCAAGTGTGACCTGCCCCTGAGGACTCTGGAGAGCCTGCTGAGTGGGCTGGGCCCAGCTGGCCCTTTTGATATGGTGTACTGGACAGGAGACATCCCCGCCCATGACGTCTGGCAGCAGTCTCGACAGGACCAGCTGCGGGCCCTGACCACCATCACAGCCCTCGTGAGGAAGTTCTTGGGGCCAGTGCCAGTGTACCCTGCTGTGGGCAACCATGAAAGCACACCTGTCAATGGCTTCCCTCCCCCCTTCATTGAGGGCAACCATTCCTCCCGCTGGCTCTATGAGGCAATGGCCAAGGCATGGGCGCCCTGGCTGCCTGCTGAAGCCCTTCGCACCCTCAGGTACTCAAGGTCCATGGAAACCCAGGCAGGGAAAAGAAAT GTGCATATAATTGGCCACATTCCCCCAGGGCACTGCCTGAAGAGCTGGAGCTGGAATTATTACCGAATTGTAGCAAG GTATGAGAACACCCTGGCCGGACAGTTCTTTGGCCACACTCATGTGGATGAATTTGAGGTCTTTTATGATGAGGAGACTCTGAGCCGGCCGCTAGCTGTAGCCTTCCTGGCGCCCAGTGCCACCACCTACATCGGCCTCAATCCTG GTTACCGCATCTACCAAATAGATGGAAACTACCCCGGGAGCTCTCACGTGGTCCTGGACCACGAGACCTACATCCTGAACCTGACACAAGCAAATGTGCCCGGAGCCACGCCGCACTGGCAGCGCTTCTATAGGGCCCGAGAAACCTACGGGCTGCCCAACGCACTGCCTGCCGCCTGGCATGACCTGGTATATCGCATGCGGAGCGACACGCAACTCTTCCAGACCTTCTGGTTTCTCTACCATAAGGGCCACCCGCCCTCGGAGCCCTGCGGCGCACCCTGCCGCCTCGCTACTCTGTGCGCCCAGCTCTCCGCCCGCGCCGACAGCCCTGCTCTTTGCCGCCACCTGGTGCCGGATGGGAACTTCCTTGATGTTCAGAGCCTGTGGCAGCGGCAGCAGTTCTGCTAG
- the SMPD1 gene encoding sphingomyelin phosphodiesterase isoform X1, protein MHRHRVSLCQSHPRSGREQGLDSSTGALRLLWVGLGLALMLALPESLVLWAPAAAHPLPARGHPATFNAIVPQLRNAFFGWRNFTCPVCKVLFTAINFGLKKEPNVARVGSMAIKLCKLLKIAPPTVCQSAVQLFEDDMVEVWTRSVLSPSEACGLLLGSTCGHWDIFSSWNISLPATPKPPPKPPNPPAPGAPVSRVLFLTDLHWDHDYLEGTDPNCADPLCCRQGSGLPPTSQPGAGYWGEYSKCDLPLRTLESLLSGLGPAGPFDMVYWTGDIPAHDVWQQSRQDQLRALTTITALVRKFLGPVPVYPAVGNHESTPVNGFPPPFIEGNHSSRWLYEAMAKAWAPWLPAEALRTLRIGGFYALSPCPGLRLISLNMNFCSRENFWLLINSTDPAGQLQWLVGELQAAEDRGDKVHIIGHIPPGHCLKSWSWNYYRIVARYENTLAGQFFGHTHVDEFEVFYDEETLSRPLAVAFLAPSATTYIGLNPGYRIYQIDGNYPGSSHVVLDHETYILNLTQANVPGATPHWQRFYRARETYGLPNALPAAWHDLVYRMRSDTQLFQTFWFLYHKGHPPSEPCGAPCRLATLCAQLSARADSPALCRHLVPDGNFLDVQSLWQRQQFC, encoded by the exons ATGCACCGCCACAGAGTATCACTCTGCCAGAGCCACCCCAGGTCCGGCCGGGAGCAGGGACTGGACAGCTCCACGGGAGCCCTCCGACTCCTTTGGGTGGGCCTAGGCCTGGCGCTGATGCTGGCTCTGCCTGAGTCCCTGGTTCTATGGGCCCCGGCGGCAGCCCACCCTCTTCCTGCCCGAGGCCATCCTGCCACGTTCAATGCCATAGTGCCCCAGCTCCGGAATGCCTTCTTTGGGTGGCGGAATTTCACCTGCCCAGTCTGCAAAGTCCTATTCACCGCCATCAACTTCGGGCTGAAG AAGGAGCCCAACGTGGCCCGGGTGGGCTCCATGGCCATCAAGCTGTGCAAGCTGCTAAAGATAGCgccacccactgtgtgccagtcAGCTGTCCAGCTTTTTGAGGATGACATGGTGGAGGTGTGGACACGCTCAGTGCTGAGCCCATCTGAGGCCTGTGGCCTGCTCCTGGGCTCCACCTGTGGACACTGGGACATCTTCTCATCTTGGAACATCTCTTTGCCAGCCACACCGAAGCCACCGCCCAAGCCACCcaaccccccagccccaggcgcCCCTGTCAGCCGGGTCCTCTTCCTCACTGACCTGCACTGGGATCATGACTACCTGGAGGGCACAGACCCTAACTGTGCGGACCCACTGTGCTGCCGCCAGGGCTCTGGCCTGCCGCCCACCTCCCAACCAGGTGCTGGATACTGGGGCGAGTACAGCAAGTGTGACCTGCCCCTGAGGACTCTGGAGAGCCTGCTGAGTGGGCTGGGCCCAGCTGGCCCTTTTGATATGGTGTACTGGACAGGAGACATCCCCGCCCATGACGTCTGGCAGCAGTCTCGACAGGACCAGCTGCGGGCCCTGACCACCATCACAGCCCTCGTGAGGAAGTTCTTGGGGCCAGTGCCAGTGTACCCTGCTGTGGGCAACCATGAAAGCACACCTGTCAATGGCTTCCCTCCCCCCTTCATTGAGGGCAACCATTCCTCCCGCTGGCTCTATGAGGCAATGGCCAAGGCATGGGCGCCCTGGCTGCCTGCTGAAGCCCTTCGCACCCTCAG AATTGGGGGGTTCTACGCCCTTTCCCCGTGCCCTGGCCTCCGCCTCATCTCTCTCAATATGAATTTTTGTTCCCGTGAGAACTTCTGGCTCTTGATCAACTCCACAGATCCTGCGGGACAGCTTCAGTGGCTGGTGGGGGAGCTTCAGGCTGCTGAGGATCGAGGCGACAAA GTGCATATAATTGGCCACATTCCCCCAGGGCACTGCCTGAAGAGCTGGAGCTGGAATTATTACCGAATTGTAGCAAG GTATGAGAACACCCTGGCCGGACAGTTCTTTGGCCACACTCATGTGGATGAATTTGAGGTCTTTTATGATGAGGAGACTCTGAGCCGGCCGCTAGCTGTAGCCTTCCTGGCGCCCAGTGCCACCACCTACATCGGCCTCAATCCTG GTTACCGCATCTACCAAATAGATGGAAACTACCCCGGGAGCTCTCACGTGGTCCTGGACCACGAGACCTACATCCTGAACCTGACACAAGCAAATGTGCCCGGAGCCACGCCGCACTGGCAGCGCTTCTATAGGGCCCGAGAAACCTACGGGCTGCCCAACGCACTGCCTGCCGCCTGGCATGACCTGGTATATCGCATGCGGAGCGACACGCAACTCTTCCAGACCTTCTGGTTTCTCTACCATAAGGGCCACCCGCCCTCGGAGCCCTGCGGCGCACCCTGCCGCCTCGCTACTCTGTGCGCCCAGCTCTCCGCCCGCGCCGACAGCCCTGCTCTTTGCCGCCACCTGGTGCCGGATGGGAACTTCCTTGATGTTCAGAGCCTGTGGCAGCGGCAGCAGTTCTGCTAG
- the SMPD1 gene encoding sphingomyelin phosphodiesterase isoform X2: MHRHRVSLCQSHPRSGREQGLDSSTGALRLLWVGLGLALMLALPESLVLWAPAAAHPLPARGHPATFNAIVPQLRNAFFGWRNFTCPVCKVLFTAINFGLKEPNVARVGSMAIKLCKLLKIAPPTVCQSAVQLFEDDMVEVWTRSVLSPSEACGLLLGSTCGHWDIFSSWNISLPATPKPPPKPPNPPAPGAPVSRVLFLTDLHWDHDYLEGTDPNCADPLCCRQGSGLPPTSQPGAGYWGEYSKCDLPLRTLESLLSGLGPAGPFDMVYWTGDIPAHDVWQQSRQDQLRALTTITALVRKFLGPVPVYPAVGNHESTPVNGFPPPFIEGNHSSRWLYEAMAKAWAPWLPAEALRTLRIGGFYALSPCPGLRLISLNMNFCSRENFWLLINSTDPAGQLQWLVGELQAAEDRGDKVHIIGHIPPGHCLKSWSWNYYRIVARYENTLAGQFFGHTHVDEFEVFYDEETLSRPLAVAFLAPSATTYIGLNPGYRIYQIDGNYPGSSHVVLDHETYILNLTQANVPGATPHWQRFYRARETYGLPNALPAAWHDLVYRMRSDTQLFQTFWFLYHKGHPPSEPCGAPCRLATLCAQLSARADSPALCRHLVPDGNFLDVQSLWQRQQFC; encoded by the exons ATGCACCGCCACAGAGTATCACTCTGCCAGAGCCACCCCAGGTCCGGCCGGGAGCAGGGACTGGACAGCTCCACGGGAGCCCTCCGACTCCTTTGGGTGGGCCTAGGCCTGGCGCTGATGCTGGCTCTGCCTGAGTCCCTGGTTCTATGGGCCCCGGCGGCAGCCCACCCTCTTCCTGCCCGAGGCCATCCTGCCACGTTCAATGCCATAGTGCCCCAGCTCCGGAATGCCTTCTTTGGGTGGCGGAATTTCACCTGCCCAGTCTGCAAAGTCCTATTCACCGCCATCAACTTCGGGCTGAAG GAGCCCAACGTGGCCCGGGTGGGCTCCATGGCCATCAAGCTGTGCAAGCTGCTAAAGATAGCgccacccactgtgtgccagtcAGCTGTCCAGCTTTTTGAGGATGACATGGTGGAGGTGTGGACACGCTCAGTGCTGAGCCCATCTGAGGCCTGTGGCCTGCTCCTGGGCTCCACCTGTGGACACTGGGACATCTTCTCATCTTGGAACATCTCTTTGCCAGCCACACCGAAGCCACCGCCCAAGCCACCcaaccccccagccccaggcgcCCCTGTCAGCCGGGTCCTCTTCCTCACTGACCTGCACTGGGATCATGACTACCTGGAGGGCACAGACCCTAACTGTGCGGACCCACTGTGCTGCCGCCAGGGCTCTGGCCTGCCGCCCACCTCCCAACCAGGTGCTGGATACTGGGGCGAGTACAGCAAGTGTGACCTGCCCCTGAGGACTCTGGAGAGCCTGCTGAGTGGGCTGGGCCCAGCTGGCCCTTTTGATATGGTGTACTGGACAGGAGACATCCCCGCCCATGACGTCTGGCAGCAGTCTCGACAGGACCAGCTGCGGGCCCTGACCACCATCACAGCCCTCGTGAGGAAGTTCTTGGGGCCAGTGCCAGTGTACCCTGCTGTGGGCAACCATGAAAGCACACCTGTCAATGGCTTCCCTCCCCCCTTCATTGAGGGCAACCATTCCTCCCGCTGGCTCTATGAGGCAATGGCCAAGGCATGGGCGCCCTGGCTGCCTGCTGAAGCCCTTCGCACCCTCAG AATTGGGGGGTTCTACGCCCTTTCCCCGTGCCCTGGCCTCCGCCTCATCTCTCTCAATATGAATTTTTGTTCCCGTGAGAACTTCTGGCTCTTGATCAACTCCACAGATCCTGCGGGACAGCTTCAGTGGCTGGTGGGGGAGCTTCAGGCTGCTGAGGATCGAGGCGACAAA GTGCATATAATTGGCCACATTCCCCCAGGGCACTGCCTGAAGAGCTGGAGCTGGAATTATTACCGAATTGTAGCAAG GTATGAGAACACCCTGGCCGGACAGTTCTTTGGCCACACTCATGTGGATGAATTTGAGGTCTTTTATGATGAGGAGACTCTGAGCCGGCCGCTAGCTGTAGCCTTCCTGGCGCCCAGTGCCACCACCTACATCGGCCTCAATCCTG GTTACCGCATCTACCAAATAGATGGAAACTACCCCGGGAGCTCTCACGTGGTCCTGGACCACGAGACCTACATCCTGAACCTGACACAAGCAAATGTGCCCGGAGCCACGCCGCACTGGCAGCGCTTCTATAGGGCCCGAGAAACCTACGGGCTGCCCAACGCACTGCCTGCCGCCTGGCATGACCTGGTATATCGCATGCGGAGCGACACGCAACTCTTCCAGACCTTCTGGTTTCTCTACCATAAGGGCCACCCGCCCTCGGAGCCCTGCGGCGCACCCTGCCGCCTCGCTACTCTGTGCGCCCAGCTCTCCGCCCGCGCCGACAGCCCTGCTCTTTGCCGCCACCTGGTGCCGGATGGGAACTTCCTTGATGTTCAGAGCCTGTGGCAGCGGCAGCAGTTCTGCTAG
- the SMPD1 gene encoding sphingomyelin phosphodiesterase isoform X5, protein MKAHLSMASLPPSLRATIPPAGSMRQWPRHGRPGCLLKPFAPSGTQGPWKPRQGKEIIGGFYALSPCPGLRLISLNMNFCSRENFWLLINSTDPAGQLQWLVGELQAAEDRGDKVHIIGHIPPGHCLKSWSWNYYRIVARYENTLAGQFFGHTHVDEFEVFYDEETLSRPLAVAFLAPSATTYIGLNPGYRIYQIDGNYPGSSHVVLDHETYILNLTQANVPGATPHWQRFYRARETYGLPNALPAAWHDLVYRMRSDTQLFQTFWFLYHKGHPPSEPCGAPCRLATLCAQLSARADSPALCRHLVPDGNFLDVQSLWQRQQFC, encoded by the exons ATGAAAGCACACCTGTCAATGGCTTCCCTCCCCCCTTCATTGAGGGCAACCATTCCTCCCGCTGGCTCTATGAGGCAATGGCCAAGGCATGGGCGCCCTGGCTGCCTGCTGAAGCCCTTCGCACCCTCAGGTACTCAAGGTCCATGGAAACCCAGGCAGGGAAAAGAAAT AATTGGGGGGTTCTACGCCCTTTCCCCGTGCCCTGGCCTCCGCCTCATCTCTCTCAATATGAATTTTTGTTCCCGTGAGAACTTCTGGCTCTTGATCAACTCCACAGATCCTGCGGGACAGCTTCAGTGGCTGGTGGGGGAGCTTCAGGCTGCTGAGGATCGAGGCGACAAA GTGCATATAATTGGCCACATTCCCCCAGGGCACTGCCTGAAGAGCTGGAGCTGGAATTATTACCGAATTGTAGCAAG GTATGAGAACACCCTGGCCGGACAGTTCTTTGGCCACACTCATGTGGATGAATTTGAGGTCTTTTATGATGAGGAGACTCTGAGCCGGCCGCTAGCTGTAGCCTTCCTGGCGCCCAGTGCCACCACCTACATCGGCCTCAATCCTG GTTACCGCATCTACCAAATAGATGGAAACTACCCCGGGAGCTCTCACGTGGTCCTGGACCACGAGACCTACATCCTGAACCTGACACAAGCAAATGTGCCCGGAGCCACGCCGCACTGGCAGCGCTTCTATAGGGCCCGAGAAACCTACGGGCTGCCCAACGCACTGCCTGCCGCCTGGCATGACCTGGTATATCGCATGCGGAGCGACACGCAACTCTTCCAGACCTTCTGGTTTCTCTACCATAAGGGCCACCCGCCCTCGGAGCCCTGCGGCGCACCCTGCCGCCTCGCTACTCTGTGCGCCCAGCTCTCCGCCCGCGCCGACAGCCCTGCTCTTTGCCGCCACCTGGTGCCGGATGGGAACTTCCTTGATGTTCAGAGCCTGTGGCAGCGGCAGCAGTTCTGCTAG